A window of Trichoderma atroviride chromosome 3, complete sequence contains these coding sequences:
- a CDS encoding uncharacterized protein (BUSCO:EOG092D29J0), with protein MARIKKKGQAGAAKNFVTRNQAIRKLQLSLPDFRKLCIWKGIYPREPRSKKKVSKSSTASTTFYYTKDIQYLLHEPLVQKFRDHKSLEKKISRALGRGDVSDAKRLETNAARPEKTGKPTYTLDHVVRERYPTFVDALRDLDDCLSMLFLFANLPSTSMVPAKMIARCERLCLEFQHYLIVSKSLTKSFLSIKGIYYQANIQGEDVLWLVPYKFNQRIVGDVDFRIMGTFVEFYMTLLGFVNFRLYTSIGLKYPPKFDAVKDENAAELGAFTLEGKTLIGGEEQQKLEDVAHKPDPKVQAAVNKVLKSITNGAAAEDTKTEDSEEVDQDAAGAIDKFEPAAPGGDVLLQPSYSGINPNSLFSNFTIYLSRETPRQPLEFILKSFGCKRVGWDAVLGGGAFTTDELDPSITHQIVDRPPIQASMDEDGDGEDNQTAQKLAANRRVPGRIYIQPQWVWDSANDGELKEPHLYAPGASLPPHLSPFVRKVQGAYDPTMPLEDQETEHEALEAGDDEEADADETVEGMDVAESGDEDEDVDEEDEDEQDEDEEEEEEEDHNDALQRQIELEAEMAGKTVQSKAANPKTKAKEDARKALAKKAREEAEDLERAKGMLSKKKRKLFEQMEYTNKKKSAEDAKLRSKRRKVEKEKAGNA; from the coding sequence ATGGCGCGgataaagaagaagggaCAGGCCGGTGCGGCCAAGAACTTTGTCACGCGAAACCAGGCGATCCGAAAACTGCAACTCAGCCTCCCCGATTTCCGCAAGCTTTGCATTTGGAAGGGAATCTACCCTCGCGAGCCtcgcagcaaaaagaaggtCTCCAAGTCTTCTACCGCTTCGACCACCTTCTACTACACCAAGGACATTCAGTATCTCCTTCATGAGCCGCTGGTGCAGAAATTCCGTGACCACAAGtctctggagaagaagatttcaAGAGCATTGGGTCGAGGAGATGTCAGCGATGCCAAGAGACTAGAGACCAATGCCGCCCGCCCAGAGAAGACTGGAAAGCCGACCTATACTCTGGATCATGTGGTTCGTGAGCGCTACCCGACATTTGTTGACGCATTGAGGGACTTGGACGACTGTCTCTCCatgcttttcctcttcgcgAACCTGCCATCGACCTCCATGGTGCCTGCCAAGATGATTGCCCGCTGCGAGCGACTGTGCCTCGAGTTCCAGCACTATCTCATTGTCTCAAAGAGCCTGACCAAGTCTTTCCTGTCAATCAAGGGTATCTACTACCAGGCAAACATCCAGGGCGAAGACGTTCTATGGCTGGTTCCGTACAAGTTCAACCAGAGAATCGTTGGCGACGTCGACTTCCGCATCATGGGAACCTTTGTCGAGTTCTACATGACGCTTCTCGGCTTTGTCAACTTTAGACTGTACACCTCAATTGGCCTCAAGTACCCGCCCAAGTTTGATGCCGTCAAGGATGAGAATGCTGCCGAGCTGGGTGCCTTTACGCTGGAGGGCAAGACTCTGATTGGCGGCgaagagcagcagaaatTGGAGGACGTTGCTCACAAGCCGGACCCCAAGGTTCAAGCTGCCGTCAACAAAGTTCTCAAGAGCATCACAaatggcgctgccgctgaagACACCAAGACCGAGGACAGCGAAGAAGTTGATCAAGATGCAGCTGGTGCCATTGACAAATTTGAGCCCGCTGCTCCTGGAGGCGACGTACTGCTTCAGCCATCCTACAGTGGCATCAACCccaactctctcttctccaacttcACAATCTACCTGTCCCGTGAGACTCCCCGTCAGCCACTCGAGTTCATCCTCAAGTCATTTGGCTGCAAGCGAGTTGGCTGGGATGCCGTGCTTGGTGGTGGTGCTTTCACAACCGACGAGTTAGATCCATCAATCACACACCAAATTGTCGACCGACCCCCTATACAAGCTTCaatggacgaggacggcgaTGGTGAGGATAACCAGACTGCACAGAAGCTGGCAGCCAACCGACGTGTGCCTGGACGGATATACATTCAACCTCAGTGGGTCTGGGATTCCGCCAACGATGGTGAGTTGAAGGAGCCTCATCTGTATGCCCCTGGCGCCTCGCTGCCCCCGCATTTGAGTCCATTCGTCCGCAAGGTGCAAGGTGCATACGATCCGACAATGCCTCTTGAGGATCAGGAGACCGAACATGAGGCTCTtgaggctggcgatgatgaagaggccgatGCGGATGAGACCGTAGAAGGCATGGATGTCGCAGAGtcaggagatgaagacgaggacgtggatgaagaggatgaagacgagcaggatgaggacgaagaggaagaggaagaagaagatcacAATGATGCCCTTCAGCGCCAGATCGAGCTTGAAGCAGAGATGGCCGGCAAGACGGTCCAATCAAAGGCTGCCAACCCCAAGACTAAGGCTAAGGAGGATGCACGAAAGGCTCTGGCAAAGAAGGCACGcgaagaggccgaagacTTGGAGCGAGCCAAGGGCATgctgagcaagaagaagagaaagcttTTCGAGCAGATGGAGTACacaaacaagaagaagagtgcagaggatgccaagctgcgttcaaagagaagaaaggtggagaaggaaaaggcaggCAATGCATAG
- a CDS encoding uncharacterized protein (EggNog:ENOG41~TransMembrane:1 (i196-215o)), with protein sequence MPPRRREIPAEGSWRLVDGENDSFDTSIIDTAFDDEFSPPSSAMPSTGLPTQQSFSQSQGSMSFASQDSIRDFNTYQDDDQVILRQPFRPSLPSSAHTSTQRFNLRPELQLRMPLVDANNLVASEASRTAMADDDTEEASVASDDDRRGTWHEDEEREYARLLREQNEGPLDWQTTDTNLPSTSSLSRKLARVFSLSYRYAVIPIIIALTAYLVHSNGISFETARDKIQSFSFDSINEIPSVSNFQLGFFETEKSSRSATSFIDFTNLMQVQSGFESVLDKSAYGLSMPLGLKHSEIATRSLRSLLKENEIATREDFIMELNAYIAKVGQVGGNLQTFYIHVGSTVDSVININRWTLRHINSLSMEPETPSLPPSVAWIIRPLNLFKSSEQAGNDRALLDKYSEHINLVQDRLDKLIEEGKALSLLLHQGQAHLGAINDQAQRLSSAEKAKPKSFMSTIWAYIGSLVEEERNFDEQITLLKEVNVQYTNAISHLSSLIDELKDIRLYLEDLLQQNDEPSVAWGEESRAQTQTTLSEQYEIINKALEKLEQARKRAGTGESEAETEIGTQTEAQAEIQTQVEADTEAETEMRDENIY encoded by the coding sequence ATGCCGCCGCGCCGGCGCGAAATCCCCGCCGAGGGCTCATGGCGCCTTGTCGATGGCGAAAATGACAGCTTCGACACGAGTATTATTGATACGGCGTTCGACGACGAATTCAGCCCTCCCTCAAGCGCTATGCCTTCCACTGGGTTGCCCACTCAACAATCCTTTTCACAAAGTCAGGGTAGCATGAGCTTTGCTTCTCAAGACAGCATCCGCGATTTCAATACCTACCAAGACGACGACCAAGTCATCTTGCGCCAACCTTTCCGCCCAAGTCTCCCTTCAAGCGCTCATACGTCCACGCAACGTTTCAATCTACGACCCGAACTACAGCTCCGGATGCCTCTCGTCGACGCCAACAATCTAGTCGCGAGCGAGGCTTCGCGAACCGCAATGGCCGACGATGATACTGAGGAAGCCAGCGTAGCGTCGGATGACGACCGCCGTGGGACTTGGcacgaggacgaggagagagaatATGCTAGGCTTCTGAGGGAGCAAAATGAGGGGCCGCTTGATTGGCAAACTACCGACACAAATTTGCCATCGACTTCAAGCCTCTCTCGGAAACTGGCTCGggtcttttctctctcctacCGTTACGCCGTAATACCCATCATAATTGCTCTCACAGCATACCTCGTTCATTCGAATGGCATTTCTTTTGAGACCGCCCGCGATAAAATCCAGTCCTTTTCTTTCGATTCTATCAATGAGATTCCCAGCGTGTCCAACTTTCAGCTTGGATTCTTTGAAACTGAGAAATCTAGCCGCTCCGCCACTTCCTTCATCGACTTCACCAACCTCATGCAAGTTCAATCGGGATTTGAGAGTGTGCTGGACAAGAGCGCCTATGGTCTCTCTATGCCACTTGGATTAAAGCATTCAGAAATCGCTACTCGAAGTCTCAGGTCTCTCCTCAAAGAGAACGAAATCGCGACCCGGGAGGATTTCATCATGGAACTTAATGCTTACATAGCAAAGGTCGGCCAGGTAGGCGGGAATTTGCAGACATTTTATATCCATGTTGGATCAACGGTTGATTccgtcatcaacatcaatcGCTGGACTCTTCGCCACATCAATTCTCTATCCATGGAACCAGAGACGCCTTCTCTACCTCCTTCCGTAGCCTGGATTATCCGACCTCTGAATCTATTCAAGTCATCAGAACAAGCTGGTAATGATCGGGCTTTGTTGGATAAATACTCTGAGCATATAAATCTTGTTCAGGATCGGCTAGATAAGCTtattgaagaaggaaaagctcTCTCGTTACTCCTCCATCAAGGCCAGGCTCACTTGGGCGCAATCAATGATCAGGCCCAACGTCTCTCTAGCGCAGAGAAAGCCAAGCCCAAGTCATTCATGTCGACTATCTGGGCTTACATCGGGAGTCTAGTGGAGGAAGAGCGCAACTTTGATGAGCAAATCACACTGCTCAAAGAAGTCAATGTACAATATACAAATgccatctctcatctctcgTCTTTGATTGACGAACTCAAGGATATACGACTCTATCTGGAGGATCTCCTCCAGCAAAACGATGAACCCTCCGTCGCTTGGGGAGAGGAATCAAGGGCACAGACTCAAACCACGCTGAGCGAGCAATATGAAATTATCAACAAGGCCTTGGAAAAGCTTGAACAAGCCAGAAAAAGAGCTGGAACAGGCGAGTCAGAGGCCGAAACGGAGATTGGAACCCAGACCGAGGCTCAGGCCGAAATCCAGACTCAGGTCGAGGCCGATACCGAGGCTGAAActgagatgagagatgagaaTATTTACTAA
- a CDS encoding uncharacterized protein (TransMembrane:10 (i12-30o91-114i135-161o181-207i227-246o271-299i306-324o330-347i354-377o383-408i)) yields the protein MSTTTTMTLQSKVGVFAGAALLRFILFAAFPSLPDLLTGRVEISTPVTSFKRLQEGLFLYNHNVWPYDGGVFHQAPLLLPLFSLLPDVKTWPIFTAVLYILVDLLSAYALLIIADSGEAGQSKLYTSPRRAKRSSGLLVAAAFLFNPYTLATCIGRSTSVFTNCAILFAIAKALSGSPFNAMVAISFASYLSMYPILLLPPLVLLAYDRQSEKRRIGSAIQFSIKTVLIASICISLLLAMSFALTGNSWDFLARTYGIQLTLSDLTPNVGLWWYFFIEIFDSFRAFFLAVFWLHLVIYVGGLSIRLRAQPLAVLTILLGIFAVFKPYPSIADTSLFLAMLALYRHLYPIMRYTYVASATMLYATFLGPAFYHLWIYAGSGNANFFYAITLVWSLAQSLFVSDLTFAVLRDEWEVERPEMVGKEIRQI from the exons ATGTcgaccaccaccaccatgacTTTGCAGAGCAAGGTCGGCGTCTTCGCTGGCGCCGCCTTGCTGCGGTTCATCTTGTTTGCCGCCTTCCCCAGCCTGCCCGATCTGCTGACCGGCCGCGTCGAGATCTCCACGCCCGTGACGAGCTTCAAACGAT TACAAGAGGGATTGTTCTTATACAACCACAATGTTTGGCCCTACGACGGCGGCGTCTTCCACCAGGCGCCGCTACTCCTCCCGCTGTTCTCGCTGCTCCCAGACGTCAAGACATGGCCCATCTTTACGGCAGTGCTATACATCCTCGTGGATCTTCTCAGCGCATATGCGCTCCTTATAATAGCCGATTCGGGAGAGGCCGGCCAGTCGAAACTATATACATCTCCTCGGCGAGCGAAGAGGTCCTCTGGGCTTCTGGTAGCTGCAGC CTTCTTATTCAATCCCTATACCCTCGCGACTTGCATTGGCCGCTCAACCAGCGTCTTCACAAACTGCGCGATTCTCTTTGCCATTGCAAAGGCCCTCTCTGGCTCCCCCTTCAACGCCATGGTCGCCATCTCGTTCGCCTCCTATCTATCCATGTACCcgattctgctgctgccacctctcgtcctcctcgcctATGATCGCCAATCTGAAAAGCGACGTATTGGCTCCGCCATACAATTCTCGATCAAGACTGTCCTGATCGCCTCCATCTGCATCTCCTTGCTTTTAGCCATGTCCTTTGCTCTGACAGGCAACTCGTGGGACTTCTTGGCTCGAACATACGGCATTCAGCTCACCTTGTCCGACTTGACTCCCAACGTCGGGCTATGGTGGTATTTTTTCATCGAGATATTCGATTCGTTCCGGGCCTTTTTCCTGGCTGTCTTCTGGCTGCACCTCGTGATATATGTGGGCGGCCTCTCGATTCGACTACGCGCCCAACCTCTAGCCGTCTTGACCATTCTTCTGGGCATCTTTGCCGTCTTCAAACCATACCCATCCATTGCGGACACCAGTCTGTTCCTCGCCATGTTGGCTTTATACCGGCACCTATACCCCATCATGCGATATACATATGTTGCCTCTGCCACCATGCTATACGCAACCTTCCTCGGCCCTGCGTTTTACCATTTGTGGATATAcgccggcagcggcaatgCCAACTTCTTTTACGCCATTACACTAGTGTGGAGTCTGGCCCAGAGTTTGTTCGTGTCTGATTTGACTTTTGCCGTGTTGAGAGATGAGTGGGAGGTGGAGAGACCAGAAATGGTGGGCAAGGAGATTCGACAGATATAG
- a CDS encoding uncharacterized protein (EggNog:ENOG41), which translates to MRPLWIWGGSEREDAKTSSIPAPSSPSSASVHEDVKMLLDDEGGRSHGEDQVHSVRLTGKKRKALETYEPVMSSNDDLSYALIKPSVRHILSQLDATLHILHSARIATTDYASDSSATSDSESDTRAGTKRGRGRPRSTKLTGTTASPHTGGATTPNASKRGRPRKIHVPREGETHEEMLVRIARESHRRLPDTAKDRDEAFEEWLRQGDEKLEREAALIREEEELGIDPQASAQEKRLRRLGLRDWSDVLGAATLAGFSHQVIARTAKRCANLFGEGMVMRRLDEVPASRGPPFHTMEYRPEKINLNSLDNDSESDSGEDAATALSSRRTSRQPSQSRLSTRRLSSSPFRGRSSPRSGSSAPRNRSHSKSRSRSRSSAGFHLCPVPTCERSTTGFARKQNLRRHMQLVHPGRGDDQEDWDSEDEVFGAVHVDGFLKPILAARGWRENVTASSLVIRKRGRERRTGEDEDDDDEEL; encoded by the coding sequence ATGCGACCTCTTTGGATCTGGGGGGGAtctgagagagaagacgcaAAAACGTCAAGTATACCAGCTCCGTCATCCCCATCTTCCGCGTCTGTCCACGAAGATGTGAAGATGCTACTCGATGACGAAGGAGGTCGAAGCCATGGTGAGGATCAAGTCCACTCAGTACGATTAactggaaagaagagaaaggctcTGGAGACATACGAGCCTGTCATGTCCTCCAATGACGATTTATCCTACGCGCTCATCAAACCCTCTGTTCGACATATTCTCTCACAGCTGGATGCTACACTACATATCCTTCACAGCGCCCGCATCGCCACCACAGATTACGCCTCTGATTCGTCCGCAACATCCGACTCGGAATCCGACACTCGCGCTGGTACTAAACGAGGCCGTGGCCGCCCTCGCAGTACGAAGCTCACAGGAACAACAGCCTCTCCACACACCGGCGGAGCCACCACGCCTAATGCCAGCAAACGTGGCCGTCCTCGAAAAATCCACGTCCCTCGCGAAGGTGAGACTCACGAGGAAATGCTTGTTCGCATCGCACGCGAATCGCACAGGAGGCTTCCCGACACTGCAAAGGACAGAGACGAAGCATTTGAAGAATGGCTCCGCCAGGGcgacgagaagctggagcgTGAAGCGGCCCTCAttagagaggaggaagagctggGAATCGATCCGCAGGCTAGTGCCCAGGAGAAACGACTTCGCAGGCTCGGCCTCCGCGACTGGAGCGATGTACTTGGTGCTGCTACGCTGGCAGGCTTTTCTCACCAAGTAATTGCCAGGACGGCCAAGCGATGTGCGAATTTGTTTGGCGAGGGGATGGTTATGCGGCGCCTGGACGAGGTTCCAGCTTCGAGAGGACCGCCTTTTCACACCATGGAATATCGCCCAGAGAAGATCAACCTCAACAGTCTAGATAACGATTCTGAATCGGATAGCGGAGAGGATGCTGCCACCGCTCTGTCATCTCGCCGCACCTCTCGCCAGCCATCACAAAGCCGCCTCTCAACCCGCCGCCTCAGCTCCTCGCCATTCCGCGGACGTTCCTCGCCTCGCTCTGGGTCCTCAGCCCCACGAAACCGCTCGCATTCCAAATCTCGATCTCGGTCGCGCTCCTCGGCCGGCTTCCACCTCTGCCCTGTTCCAACCTGCGAGCGCTCAACTACAGGCTTTGCGCGCAAGCAGAATCTTCGCCGGCATATGCAGCTTGTGCACCCCGGGCGCGGGGATGACCAAGAGGACTGGGATAGCGAAGATGAGGTATTTGGTGCGGTGCATGTAGATGGGTTCTTGAAGCCGATTCTGGCTGCTCGCGGATGGAGGGAGAATGTAACGGCGAGCTCGTTGGTGATTAGGAAAAGGGGACGAGAGAGGCGAACgggagaggatgaggacgatgacgatgaagagttATGA
- a CDS encoding uncharacterized protein (TransMembrane:2 (i73-90o102-122i)), translated as MDEPVSTHINQEKLMVLQYLPGYGYTTTVVGTKASATWIHSGCQATAILPSTLSQLLAVHGRISSSALVHRQMITAMFAGILASSAPLLMPARSTVAFETPALLGIARQLCALGSFTMLTIAQPRSSGAS; from the coding sequence ATGGATGAACCGGTAAGCACACATATCAATCAAGAGAAACTGATGGTGCTACAGTACCTACCAGGATATGGATATACTACTACTGTTGTTGGTACGAAAGCATCTGCGACATGGATTCACTCAGGTTGTCAGGCTACTGCAATACTGCCCTCTACACTGAGTCAGCTGCTCGCCGTGCATGGTAGGATTTCCAGCTCGGCCCTGGTCCATCGTCAGATGATCACGGCCATGTTTGCGGGGATCCTTGCGTCTTCTGCGCCGTTGCTGATGCCAGCTCGATCTACCGTGGCATTCGAGACACCCGCCCTGCTGGGAATTGCGAGACAGCTCTGTGCTCTGGGGTCCTTCACGATGCTTACAATTGCGCAACCCAGGTCATCGGGCGCTTCGTGA
- a CDS encoding uncharacterized protein (EggNog:ENOG41): protein MAPIRRYLRITKYSVLECRIYLDNPALAQSWLLNPRNPILPQVIEAIRPLVIPKLREEKERSKKKGAKKKTIKDVIVKDDFEISMFLMETSTRHSLLSKHKVFHDKGPSTIQSNASKLIAETNSSPIDVDASDFAPIRIEEDSDNEGIALSDIPSANTRRQAKRPRSNTVQDDDEDDLFVGSDDDGGDADDASVIDVDSDSRRPKRLRGPMKPPASESEGQFHDDYKKNLAMDVSYEGFAIYGRVLCLIVKKKEAKKTAQQNLGGQAKMENWITSTQIPVGEDAA from the exons atggCGCCCATACGCCGGTATTTGAGAATCACAAAATACTCCGTCCTCGAATGCAGGATATACTTGGACAATCCGGCCCTGGCACAGTCATGGCTTCTGAATCCTCGGAATCCAATTCTCCCACAGGTCATCGAAGCCATCCGGCCGCTGGTGATACCGAAGCTCcgtgaagagaaggaaagaagtaaaaagaagggcgccaagaagaagactatTAAAGATGTCATCGTAAAGG ACGACTTTGAGATATCCATGTTCTTAATGGAAACAAGCACGCGACACTCTCTACTCTCAAAACACAAAGTCTTCCACGACAAAGGCCCGTCTACAATCCAATCCAACGCATCCAAGCTCATCGCGGAAACGAATTCCAGCCCCAtcgacgtcgacgccagTGATTTCGCACCAATCCGCATCGAAGAGGACAGCGACAACGAGGGCATCGCGCTCAGCGACATTCCATCCGCCAACACTCGCCGGCAAGCAAAACGCCCAAGGAGCAACACCGtccaagacgacgacgaagatgatttGTTTGTAGGTtctgacgacgacggcggcgacgcaGACGACGCCTCGGTTATCGATGTGGACTCGGACAGTCGCCGGCCAAAACGCCTCAGGGGCCCTATGAAACCGCCCGCATCAGAGTCCGAGGGGCAGTTCCACGACGACTACAAGAAGAATCTCGCAATGGACGTGTCATATGAAGGGTTCGCGATTTACGGCCGCGTGCTCTGTTTGAtcgtcaagaagaaggaagccaagaagacggcgcaGCAGAACCTGGGGGGCCaggccaagatggagaacTGGATCACGTCAACTCAGATTCCGGTCGGCGAGGATGCTGCTTGA
- a CDS encoding uncharacterized protein (TransMembrane:1 (o343-361i)), producing MLDLHIWGPAFGLPSIDAECLAIITYFHNVLPASSWRLIPSNDPSVSPSNLLPALNHGGNWTSGFQPIVQYLASSALCDDLDESLSPIQRADSVAYSAYLRAHAGPLVDLSLYVSAANWATATRPAYSSLLSFPLTWTVPTLIRSEAIKRAEHLGLAELDSDFDPSSGLHLSSGRDALPETFRRHIPLMTKKTVHEEMTPEQATAIRLFSLTEDCLTVLDDLIKGEDDHHPRFFAGAPITSLDCLAFGYLALMQKPPVPRAFLKDWLESKTPRLHKFVDSMLAKSITERGELPWTVPDPTSAVRFSGRIFDSVLRHLPNVGERYASEVRHRAEQQTKGLDQRALMLIAGVVLTGLATGYGFQAYRAMQPFGASTQSWQPRRTQSRLSEFGQLGSMLSSAMGPVQPVPSGLDFGTRDDGGPGGRLVEVDSEVD from the exons ATGCTAGATCTTCACATCTGGGGCCCAGCTTTTGGGCTGCCCTCCATTGATGCAGAATGTCTGGCCATCATAACCTACTTCCACAACGTGCTGCCCGCCTCATCATGGCGCCTAATACCCAGCAACGATCCCTCTGTCAGCCCCTCAA ATCTTCTACCAGCATTAAATCACGGGGGCAACTGGACAAGCGGATTCCAGCCTATTGTCCAGTACCTGGCATCATCAGCGCTTTGCGATGACCTGGACGAGAGCCTCAGCCCTATCCAGCGGGCAGACAGCGTCGCCTACAGCGCATACTTGCGAGCTCACGCAGGACCTCTCGTTGACTTGTCTCTCTACGTCTCTGCGGCTAATTGGGCCACTGCTACCAGACCAGCGTACAGCTCACTGCTGTCTTTCCCCCTGACATGGACGGTACCAACTTTGATCAGATCAGAGGCTATCAAGCGTGCCGAGcatctcggcctcgctgAACTGGACAGCGACTTTGATCCTAGTAGCGGCCTTCATCTGAGTTCCGGCAGAGATGCGCTGCCGGAGACGTTTCGGCGACATATACCTTTGATGACAAAGAAAACTGTCCATGAGGAGATGACGCCGGAGCAGGCTACAGCAATCAGATTGTTCAGCCTGACCGAAGACTGCCTTACCGTGCTGGATGATTTAATAAAGGGAGAGGATGACCATCACCCTCGATTCTTCGCCGGCGCCCCAATTACGTCGCTGGACTGTCTGGCATTCGGATACCTGGCTCTCATGCAGAAGCCTCCTGTACCCCGAGCTTTCCTCAAAGACTGGTTAGAATCGAAAACCCCAAGGCTACACAAATTCGTCGATTCCATGCTCGCCAAAAGCATCACCGAGCGCGGCGAGCTTCCCTGGACAGTCCCCGACCCGACCTCTGCCGTTCGCTTCAGCGGTCGTATCTTCGACTCTGTGCTGCGCCATCTTCCCAACGTAGGCGAGCGATACGCATCAGAAGTGCGCCACAGGGCTGAACAACAGACAAAAGGCTTGGATCAGAGAGCTCTGATGTTGATCGCGGGCGTGGTGCTCACCGGCCTGGCGACTGGCTATGGGTTTCAGGCATATCGGGCGATGCAGCCGTTTGGGGCATCAACTCAATCGTGGCAACCCAGGCGGACGCAGTCACGGCTGAGCGAGTTTGGACAGCTTGGTTCGATGTTGAGTAGTGCCATGGGCCCTGTTCAGCCAGTGCCTAGCGGTCTCGATTTTGGAACTCGGGATGACGGAGGGCCTGGTGGAAGATTGGTGGAAGTGGATTCCGAGGTTGATTGA